The DNA sequence ATTGCGCCCACCCTTCCGTCCATCATATCGGAAGGCGCCACCATATCGGCCCCGGCCCTGGCATGACTAAGCGCCATCTTTGCCAGCACATCCAGGGTCGGATCGTTCTGGACATAGTCGTCCTGCAATATCCCGCAATGCCCATGCGTAGTATAAGCGCATACGCAAACATCGGTAATAATATAGAGCTGGCTGCCGAAAGCCTTGCGCAGCTGCTTTATTGTTTCCGGAACGATGGAATGCGGATCATAGGCGCCATGAGCGTCCGCCGACTTTTCCTCCCCTACCCCGAACAGCAACAACTTATTCACGCCGGCTTTCAAGCCCTGTTCCACATCTTTCAGCAGTTCATCCACCGAAAAATGATGGATCCCCGGCATCGACGGAATAGCATGTTTCACTCCCATCCCCGGAACCACAAAATAAGGATACACGAACATACCGGCAGAAAGCTTCGTCTCCGCCACCATATCCCTGATAATTTCATTCTTGCGCAACCTGCGCGGACGCTGAACCATTCCCAAACCAAAAAATTAAAACCAAACTTCTTTGACCTTTAAACCTCAACCCGTAAACCATTGCAAAGCAACAAGGCAAAAACTATAAACTTCTTTAAACTTTAAACCTTGAACTTTAAACCTTAAACCGTTGCGAAGCAACGAAAGGTAAAAACTATAAACCAAAAACTATAAACCTTAAACTTTGAACTTTAAACTTTGAACTTTGAACTTCAAACCGTTGCAAAGCAACAAGGCAAAAACTATAAACTTCTTTAAACCTTGAACTTTAAACTTTGAACTTTAAACCGTTGCGAAGCAACGAAAGGTAAAAACTATAAACCAAAAACTATAAACCTTAAACTTTGAACTTTAAACTTTGAACTTTGAACTTCAAACCGTTGCAAAGCAACAAGGCAAAAACTATAAACTTCTTTAAACCTTGAACTTTAAACTTTGAACTTTAAACCGTTGCGAAGCAACACCTAAACAAGCTCAAAAACAATCTCCGCCAACCCAACTTCATCCGGCGAATAAGGCACCAGGTAATTACTGACGCCGAATTCTTCCAGCTTCTGCCCTGTGGATTTCCCGATGGCGATCACTTTCTGATGCGCATCTATCAGGTAAGGCCCCAGGTAAGCTTCCACATTTGAAGGGCTGGTAAAGATCAATACGTCGGCCCCAGATGCATCCGCATCCTCATTGGCAACCGTTTCATAAATAGGCAGGTCAATGATCCGTATGTCGTTTCCGAGTTCCCGCTGTATGGCACGCAGGGAATCCTTTGCTGCGGGGAATAAGACCGTTGTCCCGGCGGCTTCCCGGCTAAACTCACGGGCTACCCGGGCCGTATCCGCGCTGGTCCCAACAAAGGCCGGTTCCCTGCCGTTCTCCCGCAGT is a window from the Anseongella ginsenosidimutans genome containing:
- the hemB gene encoding porphobilinogen synthase, producing the protein MVQRPRRLRKNEIIRDMVAETKLSAGMFVYPYFVVPGMGVKHAIPSMPGIHHFSVDELLKDVEQGLKAGVNKLLLFGVGEEKSADAHGAYDPHSIVPETIKQLRKAFGSQLYIITDVCVCAYTTHGHCGILQDDYVQNDPTLDVLAKMALSHARAGADMVAPSDMMDGRVGAIRQALDAEGLVNTGIMSYAVKFSGAYYGPFREAADSAPGKGDRKSYQLDFRNSREALREAALDEAEGADILMVKPALAYLDLIASLRAATTLPVACYNVSGEFSMVKAAAMNGWADERAMVMENMYAFARAGAGIIITYHTRDILEKNWL